The DNA region ACAGAAATTTCGAGTACAGGTTTCAGAAGACAGTAATAAACCCAGCTATCTTGCCAGCTATACCAAAGGCTTGCCCCATGACAACACAACAGGACTCATTCGTAATCCTGATGATTTCCAGCAATTTGTAAAGGCGATCGATAGTGGCGACCCACGTGACTTCCAAGACACACCACTAGGCCCTAAAGGCTATACCGAAGAAAATGGTCAAGGCTGTGGCTGGCGCTCAGTCAGTGCAGCTAATGCCAAAGTCCGTGCATGGGAAAGCCAAGGTGCAGGTAATACCTTCGATTTAGAAGGGCCAGATGCCCAGGCTGTTACGATGCCTCCCGCTCCAGCTGTGGGGAGTGCTGAGCTGACCGCAGAAATGGCCGAAGTTTATGCCCAAGCTTTATTACGCGATGTCCCTTTCACAAAAATTGTGGATGAAAGTGGCACCGTCGATCTTGACCACAATGATTGTTCTGGTGATCAAGGCGTTGACACTTCCGTGAAAAGAATTCTGAGAACGCTCAATAAACTAGAGTGGTTCAAATCGCAGGATTGTGAATGTTTAACCGATGCTGAAAAGAGTCGCAAACGCGGTTCTTTCACTGGTCAAACAGTCTTCCGTGGTATCACTCCTGGTGACAATGTCGGCCCTTACATTTCCCAGTTTTTACTTGCAGGAAATTCTGGTATTAACGGTAATGACAACGAGCGCGAACCAGCAAAAGGTTTAATCACTTATGGAGCAGTGAATATCGACCAACGAGTACGATTTGCAACTCCTAATAAGGATTTCATGACTACATGGTATGAGTGGCTTGATGTTCAAGAAGGCGCTGATCTCCGTGGCCAAGAATCTTATGTGGAAGGCCCTGCCCGTCGTTTCATTACGACCCCCCGCGATTTGGCAACCTATGTTCATTACGATGCTCTGTATGAGGCCTATCTAAATGCATGCCTAATTTTGTTGGCAGATGGGATTCCGTTTGACCCCGGCATTCCTTTCCAACGCAGTGACTTTATTGATCATCAGCAAGGCTTTGCTCATTTTGGCGGCCCTCACATTCTGTCGTTGGTAACTGAAGTCGCAACTCGCGCTCTGAAAGCGGTTCGCTTCCAGAAGTTTAATGTGCACCGTCGTTTACGTCCCGAGGCTTTGGCTGCCCGTTTAGCACGTTGTGAACAGTTGAATGTTGCTGAAGTTAAGGAAATGGCTCAAGATCCTGCTCTCGCTAAAATCCTGGGCTGGGTTGCTGAAAAGAATGGCACTGTTGATCCTGTGCTTGGGGATAGAAACTATCTCCTACCTATGGCATTTGCTGAAGGATCTCCAATGCACCCATCCTATGGTGCAGGTCATGCCACTGTTGCTGGCGCTTGTGTCACGATTCTCAAAGCTTTCTTTGATCACAAGCATCCTTTGACGATCGCCGGTAATGATCACACTGCTTTTGTTCCGACGGAAGATGGTTCTTGTTTGACCAAGGTTTCTGTTGATGGGCAGTTAACAGTGGAGGGTGAACTCAACAAACTTGCGTCGAATATTTCGATTGGTCGTGATTGGGCTGGTGTTCACTACTTCTCTGATTACATCGAGTCGATTCGCATGGGCGAGCAGATTGCGATCGGAATTCTTGAGGAGCAAAAGTTGACCTATGGTGAAAACTTCTCGATGACTGTGCCGCTTTTTGATGGTGGTTCGATTCGCATCTAGTTTTCATCACTAGGCGATCGCCAAATCATTGTCTGAAAAACTAAACTGAACTGAAACCGCTATTTTCTCTCTATTTACTTAGGAGAGATAGCGGTTTTTTATTGGGTGGGTTCCGCGAAAATCATCAGGTAGCCTGCCAGGGGACGTCGATTTCGGATGCCGGTATGGGGCGCAATATTTTTTGCGTTTTTGCCGATGAGCAGGTGGGTTGCATCGCCGCTATCAACCATTGCGCCATCTTGCACACCCGCGGCGATCGCCATTTCGACCATGCCAGCATCAGTAATTTCTTCAAAAGCAATCAAATAAAGCTCTTTTTTTTCGTTATCAATCCCCATAAAAGTACGGGGAATGGGATCTGCAAAACCACTCATGGCACCTGGTCGTGCTCGTCCCCCATAAATTGAAACACCTTGCACGCCAATGCCTAAAACCGCCGACTGGAGGATTCCGGGTGTTGGCGGTTTACTCATTTCCATGTGGGCATTGCCAGACTGATCCCACCACAGTAAATAACTATGTTGATGTTGGTGACTCGCTTGTCCATCAATCACGAGACTTTCAAGGGTCGTAACGCTATTACCGGGAAAAGATCGCCAAATTTGATGCGGGGTATACCGAGTCGTATTGACGAAAATTGACGGATTATGACGCCGTAATGCCCAGTCTGCGATTTCGAGTTTAAAGAGGCGATCGCCCGATGATTTTTCCCAAGCATTGTCAGGTAAAGGAAAATCTGGCGTGCGGTGTTTCATCTCCAGACCCGGCGTGTCCCATTTGATACGCACTGCCATCATTTTTCCTTTGCCGAAATTTGTTGGGATTTTCGTCACCAACAAATCCACACCTTCATAAATTGGCTGCCAATCTTCGGTTAATGTAGGCTGTAAACTTTTTAAGCCAATGATCGCCCCAACGCCTAACATAATTGAGCCAGCGCCAAGACCGATCAACCATCTTTGCCAACGACGTTTCTGCTCGGGTTGTGATGATGAGCTGGTTTTGCGTGAGAGCACCATAAAATGTTCTGCCTGAAAGGTTTAGTTAGTGGTCTACAGTGAGAAGTTGTGTCAAAAAATTTTGAGAAGTGGGGCGATCGCCACCCTGAGGGTGAAACATCCTCCCTTCATTTTCTATCATCCCTATAAGAGAATAAAGTCAATAAACTTGCGATCTCACCACGCAAACACAAGTACCCAGTCAAAACATTAAAGTGCATGGTCAAAGCAATCGAGCAAATTCGTCGAGATCTCAATATCCTGACTGACAAAGTCACCATCGTGCGGCAAAAGCTCGATGGCGTTTATGCAGACTACCTTGAAACCCTTGGCACGAGCATCGAACAACAGCTTGTGTTGGCGAGTTTTCAGCTCTGTACCCATGTTTATCCCGACAATTTGCTTACCCTGTCCTATGACCAACGGCAGCAAATGCAACAGGATTTGAGGCTGATTGCGAAACAGACTCACGAAGATCTATGTCGCATCCTCACCGAACCAGAACAGCTAGAGGACGAAGAACCAGAAGAAGATATTCTCATCAGCGAAACAATTATCGCCACTGATGGAGAGAATGTTGAACAGGAATTATTAGAAGTCTTTGAAAGTATTGATGAGGCGATCGCCGACACTGATACAGATGTTGCCAACCAAAACGACCCTCAGGCTAAATCCGAATCAACGGAAGATGATTCTCAACGCCGCGCTGAATTGTCTCAATTAGCAGAACGTATTGCCGCGAGTATTTCAGAGATGATGCAGAGCGAACCCGAAGCAGAGCCCATCGATGAAAATAGTCCTGAAGCTCTCCTTGAGGAATATCATCAGTTCGAAAATCGTGTGCGCAAGACATTACGCCGCAACTCTAAAAAAGCAAATTCCCTCTTTCAAGAAACAGGCGTTTTGCCCAAACATATTCCTCAAAAAGTCTTTGATATGGCGTTACAAAATGAGCGTCCATCCAATAGCAATGCCAAAATAAATAACCTCGTAAATTTGATTATCGAAGCGGATATTGGTGAGAAGAAAAAGCGCCGTATCAAAGTTACTGCAATTGATCTAAAACTTGCTGAACTTGAATTCGGAGATCCGCAAGTGATCGCCCAGCGTAGCCGGATTCGAGAACAGTTGGCTAAGGTGAAACAGCTAAAAAAATATTATAAAAAGACGAAAAAAGATTTGACGATTGCCGAGGCAGAAGCAGCATGGCGTTCCAGTTGGCATGAAGGAGAACTAGCCTGAAAATCTCTATTTCAGCTATTTAAAGCTAGTTTAAATAAAAACAAAAGATACAGGAACAAATATTCTTTTTTCGTTATCTTAGAGGCTAACTAATTGCTAACTCTCTAGGGTGTAAATCTCGCATGAATACCAAAAAAGAACCCCGCTGATCCCGGAATAGAAACGGATATTTTGCTGAGCGAAACTTGCTTTTGATTTTATTAAATTAGAGGGCGAACGAGGGGACTTGAACCCCCGAATGGCGGTACCACAAACCGCTGCCTTAACCACTTGGCTACGCTCGCCATGTCCTTGACACAGTTATCTATGTTAACCACAGATTTTATTTTTGTCTAGTAATCCATGAAAATTTCACAAATTCTGGGGATGGTCAGCGGTGCCTCTGTTATCGGTTTGGGGGCGATCGCCTTTTTTAGTAATCCTTCACCGACCCGCTATGAAACCTATTCAGGTGAACAAATTGCAGAGTATCTGAAAGATAATGTCTGCCAAAATTCCAGTGAAAATTTACCGATTGACTTGGGGCGCTTTAGTAGCCAAGCTCTAAAAAATTATTGCAAAACTCTCGTTGATGCGAGTCAGCCCCAACTCGGAGAACTGATCGGCAAACAAACAAGCTACCAAAATTATTTTTTCTTCGGAATTTATCAAACTGAAATTGATTTACCAGAGC from [Leptolyngbya] sp. PCC 7376 includes:
- a CDS encoding DUF4359 domain-containing protein; the protein is MKISQILGMVSGASVIGLGAIAFFSNPSPTRYETYSGEQIAEYLKDNVCQNSSENLPIDLGRFSSQALKNYCKTLVDASQPQLGELIGKQTSYQNYFFFGIYQTEIDLPEPFPHYSFETIGVFNHFLTYRAEKS
- a CDS encoding vanadium-dependent haloperoxidase; the encoded protein is MTAAKLAAARPHPRHIANDDEQKFRVQVSEDSNKPSYLASYTKGLPHDNTTGLIRNPDDFQQFVKAIDSGDPRDFQDTPLGPKGYTEENGQGCGWRSVSAANAKVRAWESQGAGNTFDLEGPDAQAVTMPPAPAVGSAELTAEMAEVYAQALLRDVPFTKIVDESGTVDLDHNDCSGDQGVDTSVKRILRTLNKLEWFKSQDCECLTDAEKSRKRGSFTGQTVFRGITPGDNVGPYISQFLLAGNSGINGNDNEREPAKGLITYGAVNIDQRVRFATPNKDFMTTWYEWLDVQEGADLRGQESYVEGPARRFITTPRDLATYVHYDALYEAYLNACLILLADGIPFDPGIPFQRSDFIDHQQGFAHFGGPHILSLVTEVATRALKAVRFQKFNVHRRLRPEALAARLARCEQLNVAEVKEMAQDPALAKILGWVAEKNGTVDPVLGDRNYLLPMAFAEGSPMHPSYGAGHATVAGACVTILKAFFDHKHPLTIAGNDHTAFVPTEDGSCLTKVSVDGQLTVEGELNKLASNISIGRDWAGVHYFSDYIESIRMGEQIAIGILEEQKLTYGENFSMTVPLFDGGSIRI